A stretch of the Aminipila terrae genome encodes the following:
- a CDS encoding polysaccharide biosynthesis protein, translating into MVKFSRIMILLFIDVCIVTFSYIVAFLLRFDFNVNDPVFDAWFAIYANNLFPITLACLMAFSVCGLYTSMWRYAGTEELVKIVAAAGVAQLLVMFYVTFSVLSMPRGIYVISFLFMVFLLSVFRISYRFIRNLRSPGTFNSFVLRIGRKDIIGGNVTKVMIVGAGEAGASMINEIKNHHEYGKKVVVAIDDDTSKQKHRICGVKVYGGRSDIRHAARTYGVDEIIIAIPSANKKAIQAIMEECKRTRCKIKILPSLIELINDKVSISKLRDVDIEDFLGREPVHVNLREISSYIEGKIVMVTGGGGSIGSELCRQIAKFRPRRLVAVDIYENCVFELANELRETYQNLEFEIVIASIRDKKRMKEVFEKYKPHVIFHAAAHKHVPLMEKNPKEAVVNNILGTKNMIDLAEEFATEKFVMISTDKAVNPTNVMGATKRVGEMILQEKSLHSRTTFAAVRFGNVLGSNGSVIPIFRKQIEKGGPVTVTHKDITRYFMTIPEAVELVIQTGAMAQGGEIFILDMGEPVKIIDLAENVIRLSGYVPYVDIDIVVTGLRPGEKLYEELLLDEEGIEKTAHNKIYVGHPLPANPALKTMLDAEDQHDSIESEVKKVSDMSEAEVKEWLHDIVPNYTPQK; encoded by the coding sequence ATGGTTAAATTTTCAAGAATTATGATACTTTTATTTATAGATGTTTGCATTGTGACATTTTCGTATATTGTAGCTTTTTTATTACGTTTTGATTTTAATGTCAATGATCCTGTTTTTGATGCGTGGTTTGCAATATACGCCAACAACTTATTCCCCATCACCTTAGCATGCCTGATGGCCTTCAGTGTATGTGGATTATATACCAGCATGTGGCGCTATGCAGGGACAGAGGAACTGGTAAAAATAGTAGCCGCTGCAGGTGTGGCACAACTTCTGGTAATGTTTTATGTGACCTTTTCTGTTTTGTCCATGCCAAGGGGAATTTACGTTATATCCTTTTTATTTATGGTTTTTTTATTGTCTGTATTCAGGATTTCTTATCGGTTTATTAGAAACCTAAGAAGTCCAGGTACTTTTAACAGCTTTGTTCTGCGGATCGGCAGGAAAGACATCATAGGAGGCAATGTTACTAAAGTAATGATTGTTGGAGCTGGTGAAGCCGGAGCTTCTATGATAAATGAAATAAAGAATCATCATGAATACGGGAAAAAAGTAGTGGTTGCCATCGATGATGATACTTCTAAGCAGAAGCACAGAATCTGTGGAGTGAAAGTATACGGCGGGCGCAGCGATATAAGGCATGCCGCCAGAACTTACGGAGTAGATGAAATCATTATTGCTATTCCTTCCGCTAACAAGAAAGCCATTCAGGCTATTATGGAGGAGTGCAAGCGCACCCGATGCAAGATTAAGATTTTACCTAGTTTAATAGAGTTGATTAACGACAAAGTAAGTATCAGTAAGCTGAGGGATGTAGATATTGAGGATTTTCTTGGGCGTGAGCCAGTTCACGTAAATTTACGAGAAATAAGCAGCTATATAGAAGGAAAAATCGTTATGGTCACCGGGGGAGGTGGCTCTATAGGCTCCGAATTATGCAGACAGATTGCCAAATTCAGACCACGCAGATTAGTTGCAGTCGACATCTATGAAAATTGTGTATTTGAATTGGCAAATGAACTAAGGGAAACATATCAGAACCTGGAATTCGAGATTGTCATTGCTTCCATAAGGGATAAAAAACGCATGAAAGAAGTTTTTGAAAAATATAAGCCCCATGTAATCTTTCATGCTGCGGCCCATAAACATGTTCCCCTTATGGAAAAAAACCCAAAGGAAGCTGTGGTGAATAATATCCTGGGCACCAAGAACATGATTGATCTGGCAGAAGAGTTCGCTACAGAAAAATTTGTCATGATTTCTACAGATAAAGCAGTTAATCCCACCAATGTAATGGGAGCCACTAAACGTGTGGGTGAAATGATATTACAGGAAAAAAGTCTGCATTCAAGAACAACTTTTGCTGCAGTGCGATTTGGAAACGTGCTTGGAAGTAACGGTTCTGTAATACCTATATTCAGAAAACAAATTGAAAAGGGCGGCCCCGTTACTGTAACTCATAAAGATATCACCAGGTATTTTATGACTATACCAGAAGCAGTGGAACTTGTTATTCAGACAGGAGCCATGGCTCAAGGGGGAGAAATCTTTATTTTGGACATGGGAGAGCCTGTAAAGATTATAGATTTAGCAGAAAACGTAATCCGGTTATCAGGATATGTACCTTATGTGGATATAGATATTGTTGTTACTGGATTAAGACCAGGGGAGAAATTGTATGAAGAGCTTCTTCTAGATGAAGAGGGAATTGAGAAGACTGCCCATAACAAAATTTATGTGGGGCATCCACTTCCGGCAAATCCCGCACTGAAGACTATGCTAGATGCAGAAGACCAGCATGACTCCATTGAAAGTGAGGTAAAAAAAGTATCTGACATGAGTGAGGCAGAGGTCAAAGAATGGCTTCACGATATTGTTCCTAACTATACCCCACAAAAATAG
- a CDS encoding stalk domain-containing protein — MKRNKRIIGILLSLFLIVGTTGFAYAMEATNLSKAVKNVSNKAIAYVRPEFAVQVKDKLQVFKDVKGQRVYPIVYNGNTYLPIRAISALMNEDIQWDNNSKTIYIGKTLMNPNKSKTKKNNENQGAAEGFDKENYIKPTWKSNQVMVEVRPDITIMYDFQIQKFTDISGNSICPIVYENSTYLPIRSISQLMTQEVQWDNTTKTILIGNQANIQEEPKEQSIYTKRLQAEFESAVELYDQATGKIVSLKTTTDAAMKTMLVESISADVQTAEKQTISIDSLKKSKMTDQEVAAQEALYDFAQISEHYLLVLENIAYLSVSGKDYSMLSDTFVSFALDSQSKMNTARKLIDAL, encoded by the coding sequence ATGAAGAGAAATAAGAGGATTATAGGGATTTTACTTTCATTGTTTTTAATTGTAGGGACGACTGGCTTTGCTTATGCAATGGAGGCCACAAATTTGAGTAAGGCAGTGAAAAACGTATCAAATAAGGCAATTGCTTATGTGAGACCGGAATTTGCTGTACAGGTGAAGGATAAGCTGCAGGTTTTTAAGGATGTGAAAGGGCAAAGAGTATATCCTATTGTTTACAATGGAAATACTTATCTGCCAATTCGCGCAATTTCTGCATTAATGAATGAGGACATACAATGGGATAATAACAGCAAAACTATCTATATTGGAAAAACTTTAATGAATCCCAATAAATCAAAGACTAAAAAAAATAATGAAAACCAAGGGGCTGCAGAGGGGTTTGATAAAGAAAATTATATCAAACCGACATGGAAATCCAATCAGGTCATGGTAGAAGTCAGGCCGGATATAACGATTATGTATGATTTTCAGATACAGAAATTTACAGATATAAGCGGAAACAGCATTTGCCCTATTGTATATGAGAACAGTACCTATTTACCAATTCGGTCTATATCCCAACTGATGACACAGGAAGTGCAGTGGGATAACACTACCAAGACTATTTTGATTGGAAATCAGGCAAATATTCAGGAAGAACCAAAAGAACAGTCCATCTATACAAAACGGTTACAGGCTGAATTTGAGAGCGCTGTTGAGCTTTATGATCAAGCTACTGGTAAAATTGTGAGCCTAAAAACCACAACAGATGCAGCTATGAAAACCATGTTAGTAGAATCCATTAGCGCAGATGTTCAGACTGCAGAAAAACAAACTATATCTATCGATAGTCTGAAAAAAAGTAAAATGACGGACCAAGAAGTGGCTGCACAGGAAGCTTTATATGATTTTGCGCAGATTTCTGAGCATTATTTGCTTGTATTAGAAAATATCGCCTATTTATCAGTTTCAGGAAAAGATTACTCCATGTTATCTGATACCTTTGTCAGCTTTGCATTGGACTCACAGTCAAAAATGAATACGGCACGTAAACTGATAGATGCTTTATAA
- a CDS encoding undecaprenyl-phosphate glucose phosphotransferase produces MIKENQRVLNQLNIFTDGTIILLAMVIAYVLRFFVFKGQSGHITLESYISLGFVVIPVYLLVYTGFGLYESFRRKDFSQELGLIIKSNFIGIILLLTCLFIFKKIDLSRWTLVFFFIINILGTASKRFFVRDILKKYRQKGYNIKHVILIGDGALAKDYLNAVNKNKSLGFSIMGYISSFNKLKQLRHLGDYDHIYETIELFNADEVVAALEADEFHLLPQIINDCEKAGTKLSVIPFYSKFMPSNPYMDEIEDIPLINMRHIPLDNVLNSMAKRIMDFTGSLILIVLASPMMLIAAIGTKLSSPGPVIFKQERVGLNKKSFTMYKFRSMRINTVGATGWTTANDPRKTKFGSFIRKFSIDELPQLFNVLKGDMSLIGPRPELPYFVEQFKESIPLYMVKHQVRPGMTGWAQVNGFRGDTSIEKRIQHDIYYIENWSLIFDIRILFLTLFKGVVNGEKL; encoded by the coding sequence ATGATTAAAGAAAACCAAAGAGTATTAAACCAATTAAATATATTTACAGATGGCACTATTATTCTTCTGGCCATGGTTATTGCATATGTTTTACGTTTCTTTGTTTTCAAAGGGCAATCTGGTCACATAACATTAGAGAGCTATATAAGTCTTGGTTTTGTGGTTATTCCAGTATACCTTCTTGTATATACAGGTTTCGGACTCTATGAATCCTTTCGCCGTAAAGACTTTTCACAAGAACTGGGGCTGATTATCAAATCAAATTTTATAGGTATCATTCTTCTTCTGACCTGTCTTTTCATATTTAAAAAAATTGACTTGTCCCGATGGACATTAGTTTTTTTCTTTATTATAAATATATTGGGCACTGCAAGTAAGAGATTCTTTGTCCGGGATATATTAAAAAAATACCGGCAGAAGGGATACAACATTAAACATGTCATCTTAATAGGTGATGGAGCATTAGCAAAAGATTACCTCAATGCTGTAAATAAGAACAAATCCTTAGGATTTTCAATTATGGGATATATATCTTCCTTTAATAAACTAAAACAACTTCGTCATCTTGGAGATTATGATCATATTTATGAGACCATTGAATTATTTAATGCGGATGAAGTCGTTGCAGCTCTGGAAGCTGATGAGTTCCATTTGCTTCCACAAATCATCAACGACTGTGAAAAAGCGGGGACGAAGCTATCGGTTATACCATTTTACTCAAAATTTATGCCATCCAATCCTTATATGGATGAGATAGAAGATATACCTCTTATTAATATGAGGCACATTCCTTTAGACAATGTACTCAATTCCATGGCAAAACGAATTATGGATTTCACAGGTTCTCTCATATTAATAGTATTAGCGTCTCCAATGATGCTGATTGCTGCCATAGGTACTAAGCTATCATCTCCAGGCCCTGTAATCTTTAAGCAGGAGCGGGTGGGATTAAATAAAAAATCTTTTACCATGTATAAATTCCGTTCTATGCGGATAAATACCGTAGGAGCTACTGGTTGGACAACAGCCAATGATCCAAGAAAGACTAAATTTGGTTCCTTTATCCGGAAATTTTCCATTGACGAGTTGCCTCAGCTTTTCAATGTACTAAAAGGGGACATGAGTCTAATCGGCCCAAGGCCAGAACTTCCATATTTTGTGGAACAATTTAAGGAGAGCATTCCATTATATATGGTCAAGCATCAGGTCCGTCCCGGTATGACAGGTTGGGCACAAGTCAACGGTTTTCGCGGAGATACTTCTATAGAAAAACGTATTCAGCATGATATTTATTACATAGAGAACTGGAGTCTTATTTTTGATATACGTATATTATTCCTGACACTTTTCAAAGGTGTGGTTAATGGGGAAAAATTATAG
- a CDS encoding O-antigen ligase family protein: MTKKLTYLPAVFTILLIFSTAMAGSFDLTVQKWTALAGLLVILILMLTPKAKHILTAYTVPLLIAVTGYAIWNGISIFYSDIPKTALFEFTKLIIALTAFFTILAFTAPTKKNFKIVSAIIAITTAFFGIISVDAASNGPFASIFKAFMEIFTDSMKFFGVFENGIRITGIFGNANTFSGFAALGILFSLFLVMNSNSKKGHAISLILLAINSLTYLLLFSMGSMFIFFISCILMIISSKKEERFSTFVLMAETAIITTVFTGFSLITLGSSPFIPLLAIVLNALFLWVVDKFLRQPLSNKLMSNTKTSLYAGIIIVVFIIGYLIAAFNVTGPLTLSPNETVMRAAYLDTGLYKLNATIDSNDSQGGSPMIPTVRITTQNETNLKLHTSTELYNGSLDNAQFTVPKDSKIVKLYITGSPNGNLLDKLTYTLASEESTNSQSGSIKLGYKLFPEIAANRIQDLGANENSIQRLVFFEDGLKLFKQSPLIGKGLGGYETGVSSVQNFYYETNYVHNHYIEALCDLGIIGFAFFMSILVLCVIALLKLFKQSKASNYKNAAAFALPLMTACLFQMFGQAGTDAVWSAGPFLVIAFSVLALLIIANSSFFTEDNLSAGSIFTSVNKSAAEGSDSKKNITGPLVLKVIITSVTIVMAVLLCLNLYASGKAASGNCTMEQIASLSKIDKFESNDYKTTYIVTTSTYGLVENLNQANKFAKDMSKNTDISLNYLLPFYFNTGQNDKLFKTADLAIQNQKASPNMWNRLFEIFDTAIDSNREDPVPVLLHLFKHKEYYIEGVLDYYKDLQKRNDTYLDDVMLVKGNVAFIGKLLALEPLDQSQLLQAMDVFSKTIFDSQYAVDANKDGIPDNVSALSGSTVWGKTATGKASASKGSKFIGSGFDGSMTASAGTTMELQSYCVKGGEYTVRLAGLTGLNGAAAPRDITASVDGQPLTVQYDSEGAFVKVPLKGAIQADKAKNIEAAPASTEKITVSFPTGGQMTKITLKK; this comes from the coding sequence ATGACTAAAAAACTAACGTATCTGCCTGCAGTATTTACAATACTTCTGATATTTTCCACTGCAATGGCAGGATCCTTTGATCTCACAGTTCAGAAATGGACTGCACTGGCAGGTTTGCTTGTGATACTTATACTAATGCTTACACCAAAAGCAAAGCATATCCTAACAGCTTATACGGTACCACTTTTAATCGCGGTTACTGGTTATGCCATCTGGAATGGTATTTCCATTTTTTATTCAGATATTCCTAAGACTGCTTTATTTGAATTTACAAAATTGATTATAGCTTTAACTGCTTTTTTTACAATACTGGCTTTTACTGCCCCTACCAAAAAGAATTTCAAAATTGTTTCTGCCATTATAGCTATAACAACTGCTTTTTTTGGTATCATATCTGTAGATGCAGCTTCTAATGGCCCTTTTGCTTCAATTTTTAAAGCTTTTATGGAAATCTTTACTGACAGTATGAAGTTCTTTGGTGTCTTTGAAAATGGTATTCGTATTACTGGTATATTTGGTAATGCCAACACTTTTTCTGGTTTTGCCGCACTGGGTATACTTTTTTCCCTATTTCTTGTAATGAATAGCAATTCAAAAAAAGGTCATGCCATATCACTAATATTGTTAGCCATCAATTCATTAACGTATTTATTGCTATTTAGTATGGGATCCATGTTTATATTTTTTATATCATGTATTCTTATGATTATTTCCAGCAAGAAAGAAGAACGTTTCAGTACTTTTGTCTTAATGGCTGAAACAGCAATCATTACTACAGTTTTCACAGGTTTTTCTTTGATTACGTTAGGTTCCTCACCATTTATCCCTTTACTTGCAATTGTTCTGAATGCTTTATTTCTTTGGGTTGTTGATAAGTTTCTTCGTCAGCCACTTAGTAATAAGCTTATGTCCAACACAAAAACAAGTCTTTATGCAGGTATTATAATTGTTGTGTTTATTATTGGCTACCTTATTGCTGCATTTAACGTTACCGGTCCACTAACCTTATCCCCAAATGAAACAGTTATGCGTGCAGCTTACCTCGACACAGGTTTATATAAATTAAATGCCACCATAGATTCAAATGATTCACAGGGGGGTTCTCCTATGATTCCTACCGTCAGAATTACTACCCAAAATGAAACCAATTTAAAGCTACACACGTCTACGGAGCTTTACAACGGTTCTTTAGACAATGCCCAATTCACAGTTCCCAAAGATTCCAAAATCGTTAAATTATATATTACTGGCAGCCCAAACGGGAATCTTTTAGATAAATTAACTTACACACTTGCTTCAGAAGAATCAACAAATTCTCAATCCGGTTCAATTAAGCTTGGTTATAAGCTTTTTCCTGAGATTGCCGCAAACCGTATTCAGGACCTTGGTGCCAATGAAAACTCAATTCAGCGTTTGGTATTTTTTGAAGATGGATTAAAGTTGTTTAAGCAAAGTCCTCTTATCGGCAAGGGGCTAGGCGGCTATGAAACTGGAGTTTCTTCTGTTCAAAATTTCTATTATGAAACAAATTATGTCCATAATCATTATATTGAAGCGCTCTGCGACTTGGGAATCATCGGTTTTGCATTTTTCATGTCTATTCTTGTTTTATGTGTGATTGCTTTGCTGAAACTGTTTAAACAAAGCAAAGCCTCCAATTACAAAAATGCTGCTGCTTTTGCCCTTCCACTCATGACTGCATGTTTGTTTCAGATGTTTGGCCAGGCTGGTACAGATGCGGTCTGGTCTGCAGGGCCTTTTTTGGTGATTGCTTTTAGTGTACTAGCATTACTAATTATTGCGAATTCTTCCTTCTTCACGGAAGATAATCTTAGTGCAGGAAGCATCTTTACATCAGTTAATAAAAGTGCTGCTGAAGGTTCAGATTCAAAGAAAAATATTACTGGTCCTTTGGTCTTAAAAGTTATTATAACTTCTGTTACCATCGTAATGGCTGTTCTTCTTTGTTTAAACCTTTATGCAAGTGGTAAAGCAGCTTCGGGGAACTGTACTATGGAACAAATTGCTTCTCTTTCTAAGATTGATAAATTTGAGAGTAACGATTATAAGACCACTTACATTGTAACTACAAGCACTTATGGTCTAGTTGAGAATTTAAATCAGGCCAATAAATTTGCCAAGGATATGAGTAAGAATACAGATATCTCCTTAAATTATTTGCTGCCGTTTTACTTCAATACTGGGCAAAATGACAAGTTGTTTAAAACTGCGGATTTAGCTATTCAGAATCAAAAGGCCTCACCAAATATGTGGAATCGTCTGTTTGAAATATTTGATACTGCTATTGACTCAAATAGAGAAGATCCAGTTCCCGTTCTCCTTCATTTATTCAAACATAAAGAATACTATATTGAAGGTGTACTTGATTATTATAAAGATTTACAAAAACGAAATGATACCTACTTAGATGATGTGATGCTTGTTAAAGGAAATGTTGCTTTCATTGGAAAACTTCTTGCTCTTGAACCCCTTGACCAGTCTCAGCTTCTCCAGGCCATGGATGTGTTTTCAAAAACTATTTTTGACTCACAGTATGCTGTAGATGCTAACAAGGATGGAATTCCAGATAATGTTTCTGCCTTATCAGGCAGTACAGTATGGGGCAAGACAGCAACTGGGAAAGCCTCAGCAAGCAAAGGAAGTAAGTTCATTGGAAGTGGATTCGATGGAAGTATGACAGCTTCAGCTGGCACTACCATGGAACTTCAATCTTACTGTGTGAAGGGCGGAGAATATACGGTACGTTTAGCAGGTTTAACAGGCTTAAATGGAGCTGCTGCTCCTAGAGACATCACTGCATCTGTTGATGGTCAGCCTTTAACTGTTCAATATGACTCTGAGGGAGCTTTTGTAAAAGTTCCATTGAAAGGAGCCATTCAGGCAGACAAAGCTAAAAATATTGAAGCTGCACCAGCAAGTACTGAGAAAATCACGGTTTCCTTCCCAACAGGTGGACAGATGACTAAGATTACGTTAAAAAAATAA
- a CDS encoding nucleoid-associated protein: MNDIIIDKAILHILDTSIDAPVLADKLMSFSSQADEFLKTHIARAMEDGDIKKGGFKEDAEEFNTEGFKGAISNLEPAAFIVVSQQLAQNIFDLALANPGIPAADVLMCHFKYDNGIYFGILKFNYKQSYIHHFAMVGEEKETGIIKQNATIANENQKLEEFAFIRLDDFSILIKEKKYEINGAKEFYLSNRILNVTTDLSPKTKVKIVEKAAEKVIKEYYGDDPLKVSQLKTELKTCVDESSIVEIDRITNAVFDGNISAQQRYKDEVAQKGISHGAFEVTSEIEKTVARKQKITTDTGIEISLPVNYLENQKNIEFIMNEDGTMSILIKSVNIR, translated from the coding sequence ATGAATGATATCATTATCGATAAAGCTATTTTACATATATTAGATACCAGCATTGACGCCCCAGTTTTGGCAGATAAGCTCATGTCTTTCAGCTCACAGGCCGATGAATTTCTTAAAACTCACATTGCAAGAGCTATGGAAGATGGAGACATCAAAAAAGGCGGTTTTAAAGAAGATGCAGAGGAATTCAATACAGAAGGGTTTAAAGGTGCTATCAGCAATTTAGAGCCTGCTGCGTTTATTGTGGTTTCCCAGCAGCTGGCACAAAATATATTTGATCTTGCCCTTGCTAACCCTGGGATTCCTGCTGCGGACGTTCTTATGTGCCATTTTAAGTATGACAATGGCATATACTTTGGTATCCTTAAATTCAACTATAAGCAATCCTATATACATCACTTTGCAATGGTGGGAGAAGAAAAAGAAACTGGAATCATTAAGCAGAATGCTACCATTGCAAATGAAAATCAGAAATTAGAGGAGTTTGCATTCATTCGTCTGGATGACTTCAGTATATTAATTAAAGAAAAAAAATATGAAATAAACGGAGCAAAAGAGTTCTACCTTTCCAACCGAATTCTAAACGTTACAACGGACTTATCCCCTAAAACAAAGGTAAAAATTGTAGAAAAGGCAGCAGAAAAAGTCATTAAAGAATATTATGGTGATGATCCACTTAAGGTCTCCCAACTGAAGACGGAGCTGAAAACCTGTGTGGATGAAAGCAGTATCGTAGAAATAGACCGAATAACCAATGCCGTATTTGATGGAAATATCTCTGCCCAGCAGCGATATAAAGATGAAGTAGCGCAAAAGGGTATTTCCCATGGGGCTTTTGAAGTGACTTCAGAAATTGAAAAAACAGTTGCCAGGAAGCAGAAAATAACAACAGATACGGGTATTGAAATAAGTCTGCCGGTAAACTATCTGGAAAACCAGAAAAATATCGAATTTATCATGAACGAGGATGGCACCATGTCAATCTTAATTAAATCAGTGAATATTCGTTAA
- a CDS encoding transposase — translation MRYSYEFKRKCVEMYHRGTYPETPKGISEWRFHKTVRHWVRLEEAQGPTALQHQCHNRVWAPEEKLRLVSQVIAGKAYAEIAIANGINSGRCINGYKNIK, via the coding sequence ATGCGTTACTCTTATGAGTTCAAAAGAAAATGCGTTGAAATGTATCACAGAGGAACTTATCCAGAGACTCCAAAAGGTATATCTGAATGGAGATTCCATAAAACAGTACGCCATTGGGTACGGTTAGAGGAGGCCCAAGGTCCTACTGCTTTACAACACCAATGCCATAACAGAGTTTGGGCACCAGAGGAAAAATTAAGATTAGTTTCACAGGTTATTGCCGGAAAAGCATATGCTGAAATTGCTATTGCCAATGGAATAAATTCAGGGCGTTGTATCAATGGGTACAAAAATATAAAATGA
- a CDS encoding IS3 family transposase, giving the protein MKELREKGYQLKYLLKAIGMAKSTYYCELTKVDAVETRNKELADEIKVIFEYHKHRYGVRRIHKELQNRGYKVNHKCVQRLMHKMNFLGKRPKEKYHSYKGEVGRIADNVIDRDFSTTAPLQKWTTDVSQFSFSWGKCYISPILEMNTNKIISYDLSLSPNLEQIRRMLEKAFEKFPEVEGLVFHSDQGWQYQHAYFRETLKEHGMIQSMSRKGNCYDNCIIETFFGRLKNEMYYGCEKDYFSFEQFSDAVGKYIDYYNNKRIQAKTKWMPPVKYREASMCSA; this is encoded by the coding sequence ATTAAGGAACTTCGAGAAAAAGGATATCAGTTAAAATATTTATTAAAGGCTATAGGCATGGCGAAGTCAACTTATTATTGTGAGTTGACCAAAGTCGATGCTGTAGAAACTAGAAATAAAGAATTGGCAGATGAGATTAAGGTAATATTTGAATATCATAAACACAGATATGGTGTTAGGCGAATCCATAAGGAGCTGCAGAATCGAGGGTATAAAGTGAACCACAAGTGCGTTCAGCGCCTTATGCATAAGATGAACTTTCTTGGGAAACGTCCAAAAGAAAAGTATCATTCTTACAAAGGAGAAGTCGGAAGGATAGCGGATAATGTCATAGATAGAGATTTTAGCACAACCGCCCCTCTGCAAAAATGGACGACAGATGTTTCACAGTTCAGCTTCTCATGGGGAAAGTGTTATATATCGCCTATTTTAGAAATGAATACAAATAAGATTATTTCATACGATTTATCGTTAAGCCCAAATCTAGAGCAGATTCGTCGTATGTTAGAGAAAGCTTTCGAGAAGTTTCCGGAAGTTGAAGGATTAGTATTTCATTCTGACCAAGGCTGGCAATATCAACATGCTTATTTTAGGGAAACATTAAAAGAACATGGCATGATTCAGTCCATGTCTAGAAAAGGGAATTGTTACGATAACTGCATTATAGAAACTTTCTTTGGCAGACTCAAAAATGAAATGTATTATGGATGTGAGAAGGATTATTTTTCGTTTGAACAATTTTCAGATGCTGTTGGAAAATACATAG